TTTTCAAGCAAATCCTGTAAGGTTGGACTATCCCACTGCATCGTAGCGCCATCAATTAAGTTGCGCCAAATAGCGATTTGGGATTTGATGCCCCTCAGCAATCGGGTCGATTT
The Microcoleus sp. AS-A8 genome window above contains:
- a CDS encoding Rrf2 family transcriptional regulator, which translates into the protein MRYVLLALLELASHHQQGNYLQIDPIAEGHQIPNRYLAQLN